A region from the Dermacentor andersoni chromosome 11, qqDerAnde1_hic_scaffold, whole genome shotgun sequence genome encodes:
- the LOC126539003 gene encoding phospholipid scramblase 3-like, protein MDMAGMPVVGGHMNAWRGPYVQMPMPGLAPSEVPEYRGCPAGLEYLKKIDQLLVHQQEESEESFLPLEMGKEYVVKNSMSQFVFMAIEHSNVISRQFSRIRPFVMSLVDYRKVVVLRLQRPLRYDCTLCFCCLQVMDVHDASGAALGHLHMECNILKPNFSVLDSDKNVVLMIKGPVCTSAICAQDVVFDILTIDGVTKIGAITKVWAGLMQEYLTDADNFAVTFPMDLDVKIKAVLLGAVFLIVSS, encoded by the exons ATGGATATGGCCGGAATGCCGGTGGTTGGCGGTCATATGAATGCGTGGCGCGGACCCTACGTACAAATGCCGATGCCGGGATTGGCGCCGTCGGAAGTCCCGGAGTACCGGGGCTGCCCCGCGGGCCTGGAATATCTGAAGAAGATCGACCAACTGCTTGTCCACCAGCAGGAGGAGTCGGAGGAAA GTTTCCTGCCGTTGGAGATGGGGAAAGAATACGTCGTGAAGAACAGCATGAGCCAGTTCGTCTTCATGGCGATAGAGCACAGCAACGTCATCAGTCGCCAATTCAGCCGCATCCGGCCCTTCGTGATGTCGCTGGTCGACTACCGCAAAGTCGTAGTGTTGCGGCTTCAGCGGCCACTTCGCTACGACTGCACCCTCTGTTTTTGCTGCCTCCAG GTAATGGACGTGCACGATGCTTCCGGTGCCGCGTTGGGCCACCTTCATATGGAGTGCAACATCCTAAAGCCGAACTTCTCGGTGCTGGACAGCGACAAAAACGTTGTCCTGATGATCAAAGGCCCGGTGTGCACATCGGCCATCTGTGCCCAGGACGTGGTCTTCGACATCCTAACCATAGACGGCGTCACCAAGATTGGCGCGATAACGAAGGTCTGGGCCGGATTGATGCAGGAGTACCTCACCGACGCCGACAACTTTGCGGTCACCTTCCCCATGGATTTGGACGTGAAGATTAAGGCCGTGCTGCTCGGCGCGGTCTTTCTAATCGTGAGTAGTTGA